TGGAAAATGAGGTAGTTAAAATACTAGAATATAAGATTTTGGTGCCCTTGCCAAATTTAGAAAACTTGGCCTTGGGACAATGGTTAAGTTGTTGTGACCAAAATTGCAGGTAAGCACCCATCCTATTTTTAGATAACGACCCCATAGAACGAATAAACAGCAAGGCCAATAGCAATTAAGCCAATCACTTGCAAAGGTGCAGCAAATGTCTCAATGGGACAGCAGGACAACCATGGCCGCTGGCATGAGAGAAGCCATGGGATCAGGCTCAATGACAATTTTTGAAGGTGCTCTGATCTAGATGAGGACAAAAGGGGTACCGGTGGTAAAGGATGGCAAGGGCACTGGCTCACTAGTAGAGATAACCAGTCCCATCAATAATAATTAGTTAGGGGGCTCACAAAACTTCAATGACCATGAAACAATGGTAAGAAGGGAAAATGTCCTCATCCTAACACATGGGAATCGACCATGCTCATTCTAAGAGCTCATTCTCTTTCCAATCCCTCAATTCACCAAGCATCCATTAGACACAATCCAAATGTCACATGATAAGTTACCTTGTGCAATTAGTCATTCAATCAAAATGCATAGAAAGGACAAAGGTAACAAGAAACCAATAATTGTCTATACTGCTAGTCAGTTTCCAACCACATGGTATAGccgtatatgtttgttatttgcTATTCCTGAAGTCTGTAGTGTCTTTCATCACTACTAACATAAGTAGTAATGGTTATGTTGTTATGGAACTTATGATGCTCTGAACCAACTTTAGAATACATGAAAATGGGAACAGTCAAGAAACGTATTATCAAGGAGCAAACTATtgcatagttaaggctaaaaaataGGGCAGTGAAGTGGCTATAAAATTTGAGGGCATATGCAAATCTAGAAAAGGATTTCTGAAAAATTAACAACAAACAATAGGGGATAACTCATACAAGATCATGTGAAGAAAttacaaataataataataaaagaaGCAAGTCTGTTTACCTCTAGATGGAAACAATTCAAAAAGAGGGGAATCCCAATGATTACGCCTATCTGGCTTCTCAAATCTCCTTACAAGATCTTCAAAAAATATCTCCACGAAGTTTCTCAGTCTCCCGCTGTAACAAAGAGAAATGGTTTTCCTATAGAAATGAAAAGGACCCTTCTAAGCAATTAACCCTTGTAATAATCATTACAAATAAGAATAAGTGCATGACAAGGTACTCAAGACAACAATTTTGAATATTGAAAATGTAAAGAGAAAAGCAGCAAGACGAAGACATGTGAAGTGCAATCCATGCAAATGTAGTGCACAGAAGAACTATTTTTAGGTTAGCGGTTTCAACTACCAAATTGAAATATGCAGTCCTGTAGTATTAGGTTCAGCTAAAACATTGAAGAGCACATAACAACAATGATGCCTTTTAGTCCCAACTCCCAAACTGGGATCACAGTGAGAACAACGCCGGCGGAGGGAAAGCGCATGGGCACCAGGGCCGCCTGGGGGAGGGAGCCCAGACACCGGAGCGCACGACGGTGGAAACCGTAGCCACCGGGGGAGGGGGGAACGGTGGCACGTAGGGCAGGAGATCGACTGGGGGTTAGAGGCAGATCAGGGGAGGTAGTGCGCTGTGGAGGTAGGGCATGGAGGCAGTGGAGGTAGGGCATAGAGGCGTCGCTAGGGTTCTGCAGCGGGTCCCAGCGACCGACAGAGCCAAGGAAGCTCGGGGGAGGACTGCTAGAGTGCACGGCCAGGCGCGCACGGGCCAACGAAGGTGAGAGGAAGCGtgcatggtggtggcggcggcggattcggttagccacccctacaaatatttttcaatttattttaattactaattttgtaattcattcatatataaagaacacaatgtaaatttatatattagtttttttattattctatatatataaatatatgtatatataaacaattttattatatatatagatataattttatatttcttctttacaaaaataatatctttttaaaaaataaaatttgaattttaaaacaactaatagaattttaggacactaaatgacctcaaatgaaaattttgtaaacatcaaagttgtagaactcatcaagatgtacaacttatattttgatgtacaacttatattttggtcaccttttcatttgacaaaatttgaaaagttcaaattttgaatttcaataaatagcaacttcaaacaagattttaaaaccttaaatgatttcaaataagaaagtcatgaacataaaagttgttgaatacattactatctacaacttttattttgatcatcttttcatttaactaaatttaaacagttcaaaatttgaattttaataaatgacaacttcaaacaagattttgaaaccttaaataatttaaactagaaaagtcatgaacataaaagttattgaactcatcactatctacaacttttattttagatatttcttcatttaacaaagtgttagtaaacttCGTTTACAaatccacatatcactcatagtttcataaactatacaagagacatgttgatttataaacaatgtttactatcactttgtcagatgaagaaatgatcaaaataaaagttttagatcttgatgagttatacaactttggtatttatcactttttcagctgaaatcatttggtgttttaaaatcttgttacactactagggatgtgtacatcaatgatgctcttctttcgtcactgaagactccaaaatcgtcacatatattattttatgacgAATTGGTGACGATATGGTATTCGTCATTGAATGCGCGTCATATTTTACCTACCATGACGAAACGTCTATTTTCGTCATAGATGTGTATTTGTTCTATGACAAAATGGTCGTCGTCATAGAAGTGTATTCTTTCTATGACGATCTATTTTCGTCCTTGACATAGCCCCTTTTTCGTCATGACTTGCCGTCTGTTAGGCAGACAGATGACGTCTGCCACGCTGGCAGCTGACGTGTCTTGTCCACGTGGCGCGTCCACATTGCAGGTGACATATCCGACCACGTGGTAGCTGACGTGGACAGTGATGTCGATGGTCCATGTGTCCACTTTTTATTGGGCCACAAGGCTTGTTGTGATAGGTTCTCATTTTCGTCACTGAAGTAAATAGAAATTCGTCACAGAATCAATTACCAAATCATCACAGAAAGGTCAGATAATTCATCACAAGTGCACATGCTGATTTTATTACAAAATGCAAATAATACTAGAATGACCAAAAGCTTCCATAAATTAATAGATCCAGTATTCCAATAACCAACAACTTAATCAATAATTCTAAACTCGGTTCACATAACTCACTAGACATCACATTTGAACTACTAGTTTCATCTCAGTTCACATTAACATCAcaggaaataataaaaagttgccaaccaccagcaacataagttactacataaacaaaatcaccagcagaccccttgcttaatgaaccagcagctacgagcagtgctcatgtcgaagaagcattgttgatggccaagatacgcttgagcagcgcattgttctcctccattgccttgttgtttatctctgtcagcttcttgtactcctccatctccttttgtgtcctcgccagcttttcctcagcttcttcacttctcttcTTGAGTTCATCGATTTCACCTTGTACAGCAGCCATAGCTTCAGCTGCTAGTTGCTCCCAAAGCTCACTttcatttgatgatgatgatttggaggatggCACTAGTTTGATGCCAACACTCTTTAGGAAAAGGTTTGAGCTGTTCTGGGAGAGCACCTAGGACACAACCTGCACATTGGACACTACTAGTCTCACCTTTAGCAATAGGTTCTGTCCTCAAAGCTTCCATATTTGACTGAAACAGCAATGATCTATCATTAGttgatacttattgcattaatttgaggaggaaatatcacacaagatgtattttaaaaaataaaaacctatgCTGCATTGATAGAAACTGATGCCAAATAGGTATGCAATCATGAGTCATTTATTTGTTGTCAAGTAACTGAATACAAGTAGAAGTCAACAACATAGGATTATTATTTAGCAAGTATGTCTAGCTATATTGGATTATGACTAGTTTTGAGCAAAAGACAAAATACAAAATGTTTGAAACAAGACATATTATCCAATTAATGAATAGTTGTTGGCACAGCGAAACAGATGTCAGTGACTTACAACTGCTTCTCTTGCTAGTTCAGTCAGACCATGTTTGGAGCTGGTATGGTAGGTCTTGAAGGCCTCCACCGCATCAAGTTCTTCATTTTGTTTGTGCTTGGTTCtgcattgtttttcttcttcttcttctatttCATAGATAACCAATTACAGCAAAGTTTTCTTAGATGAAATGCAAAATAAGTTGTTTAGTGCAAATATGTATAGGGTACTCTTTACTTACATATGCATGTAAGTGTGCCACATAGCTGCGAGAACCCGTAGCTTGATGATACTTGACTTTACAGTGATTCTGCTTGTTCTTTTCACTTGATTCCTACAAGATAATGAACATGTCAGATGAGATCATAGGTTTAAAATGAGAAGATCCTTTGGAAACTGATTGAGAAAGAATATATGACAAGATACCTATTTATCTGAAAAAACAGTAAGATGGTAATTTTTCAACTCCTGCAGAGTTGTCTCCTCTTTTATGCCCCTATACAACTTCTATGAAATGTACATCTCAAATTGTCTGAATGATCACCATGAACTGCCTTTCTATTGTTCTGTTCATGATTTTGTCCTTTAGAATATGTTATTCTATCCTTTGATGAATGGACTGATATTTAAGGGCATATTTGTAATCCTTTTTGTTTGCAGGATATATATGACCAACCCTTTTTTCCCAAGTACATTCTGCTAATTGCTCCAATTTAGGAGCTTAGGGAATCTTTATGTttgaaaatatttatgtgttACACTGCTTTTCATTGAAGGGCCTGGGTATAGCAAGAAGGATTGATGAGATGATATGTTTAAAATGAGAAGATCCTTTGGAAACTGAATgagaaagaatatatgagaagataCCAATACCATGTTTTTTGGATCAGACCACTTTGCAACTAGTGCCTTCCACTGTTCATCAGTCATGCATGCAACTAGAGAAGTTGTCCTAATCTCATTTGCAGGTACACCATTGAAGTATTTATTCTTGAGCCAATAACGCATTTGTCGCACCCCTAGAGCGTAGCATATCGGTGCAAGCTTCCTCTGTTGGCTTATCAGTAGGGTTAATGGCCAAGCGCCCCTAGTCATATGACAATTCCATATTTAGTTAGTCAATTCAAGGTTAAACAATATACATGTTAACCATAGAAATAGTAATGCACTTACAGAGAGCTTTCCCACAAAGTTTTTAGTAATATTGATCGTCTCTCTTGTATTCTTTCCAATGAGGTAGGACATGAACCTTATCCCGAATGATGACACCAGCCTCAGATGCAAACTTGGCTGCTTGAACAGGTTCATGAGGCCTTCTTTTGCCTTCAGCAATAGCTATGGGCattctccttcccatagcttttgTCATCCTGTCCTAGCTGTGTTCCCTTGGTGGGTGGCCTAGGTCTCCTTAGGGGCTCGTTGTGCAGGAGCTACAAAATAGAATTTGCATTAAAATGATTTAGTTTCATGCAGATAAGCAAAACAGATGACATATTTGAATGACAAAGAAACTATAACTTGCCTTCAGTGTCTTCCTCTCTAGCTACATTATCTTCATCAGCACCTGTACTAtcttgagcaccagctccactgaCTTCCTCTGCAGCTATATTGTCCTGACCACCAGCTCCATTGCCTTCCTCTGCATCTATATAAGACCTTTGTGGTGGTATTTCATCATGACCATTTGTAGGATCCTCTACATTCTAGCCATCTCTCACTGAAGGTTGAAGCCTTTTTGATGATCTTGTTTGGGATTCAGGAGGTTGCACCTGTGATCCTTGAGATGCCCTCACTCTCTTACTAACCCTAACTCCTGGCGCCATGGTGGGacctatcttcttcttctttgaagcTAGGACTTTCTGACTATGCCCTGTAGGATACTGTGGAAAAAAATCAAGTAAGTCATGTGCATTAATAAGCAAGACCATATATTAAAGAACAGGTATGCAAGAAACAAGATGCATCTAAAAGCAAGGGCATATATTAAAGAACAATTAAAAACATTCAAATGCAATGCAAATATTCCCCATCCAGTACtttgaagatagaagaagcacctTAGTTGCCAGGGGTTGTGGCTGCTCATCAAATTcagtgtcatcatcatcactatctccttgatcatcatcttcaaggagataCTCCGATGAATCTGAATCTTCACTATTTGTTTTCTTATTTGCTGATTTTCCCCCTTCTTTGATGCTGATTGTGATACAGAGTTATTAAATTTAGTAGATAGATTTTTCAGGCCAAATTCTTGCATCTTCTTTAAATTGTTCGCCACATGTGTATCTCGGCGTCTCTCAAAATCAGTTTTTGGAGGTTCTTACAAAAACAAGCAAATTGTGtctattagaaaataaaaaggagtgAACTAAGTACTAAGAGGTAGTAATACTAGATGCTAGATAGATAAGAGGTAGGAGCTAGTAGTGCCTGCTGAAGAGCTAAGGGATAAGAGGTGATAGGTTATAGGCAACAAGTAATAGGTAAGAGGTACAACCTTTTTTGTACTGAAGCACAAATACTCTAAATTATCTAAAAATTTTGAAGATAGCTTGTACTGAACTACTCTTTTCCtatcaacacacatgcatgcactcTGCTACATCCAAATCTAGATCATTAATGTGGTCAAACAGACCACGCCAAAATCTATTTGAAGTTAAGAGTCACAGCTACTTTCAGAATTGTACTACAACTGCTTTCAGAAAACATCACTGCTGCTTCTATTTTAGACAAATACAAGTGCAAAATAGATTACTAATTGCACATCAATACATAAATACATATCCAAGATTCAGAATACAATTTGGCTGAATGGTTAGCAAACCAAGACTGGGTACTATTCATCAATACAGAAGAGTTTTGCTTACCTTGTTCTTGTTTTGCAGGTCACTTCCTACCTTGCCCCCTTGTTGCCACCATTGCGGTTGTGGCTAGGTTGCGGATGTAGACCATGTGCTCATCGTCGGTGGTCGTCAAAGGGGAAGCAACCCTGGTGCGGTGAACCCTAGTCGACGGGGAAGCAGATCTAGTGCGGCGACGACCCACAATCCGATGGTGGTTAGGGTTAGGTTGAGGCGAGAAAGAGGTGGATGGGGCGAGATAGGTGCATGGGGCGATGAGAGAGAGGGGGATGCGGCGATTGATGTCGGCGAGGACGCAGCTCGTGGGTGGGGACGCAGCTCGTCGACGGCGGTTGTGTCCCGGCGGTGGTGGATAGGGTTCGAGAAATAGGGGGAAGAGAGAATGAGTGGCCGAGGAGGTGACGAGTGCAGGAAATGAGTAAATATACCGGTGTTTTTGGCGGAATTTTTTGACGAGGGAAATTGTTTTGGCGCCTTGAGGCACGAGAGGTTGCGGTCTTCTTTTTTGGCATTGCGGGATCTGTTTATCAAAGACTACGCTCGAGAACTAATGAAGCCAATTGAGTAGCGTAATGGTATGGGCCTTTGAGTTTGATCCCGAGCTCCCGGGTTCGAACCCGATGATACcaatttttttgggttttttcaatttttgggttttgtcAACATTTATTGTGTTTattcctttttttatttctccATGTTCATTTTTTTGCTAGATTTTTAATTAGTACAATATAGCTTTCGTGTCCACGCCAAGATCGAGACCAGGCCGCCGCCATGTCCACGACAAGCTGCAGCCGCGTCCACACCAGTCCGCCTCTGGGCTACCGCCACGTCCGCGCGAAGCTGCAGCTACGTCCACGCCAGTCCACCTCCACTGCACGAACCAGGTTAGCTTTTGTTGGCTCCCAGGTTCTGGCCAATTTGCCAATTGAAACCACATATTCACAGTGTTTTTTATTTGCTCCTTAGTGCATTTGGCTGATGCTGATGATCACCTTGGTTTTGCACTGAACATGGAATAGGGAAGGGGAACTGAACGAGGCACACAGTTTCAGAGACTTATGTGTATTGCAGTGACTGTGTGAATGGTCGAGGGAATTGTTCGCCGTGGCTTCCAAATCCTTGCTTCCTTTCTGTTGTGAATTCAGTGTATCTGTGGTTTATTCGGCACATTTATTCAAGCTATGATATTCTAGTCTTGAGCTTCTTTGTtcctaaaaatgaattgtagcaGCAATGCATATCTGATGCAATATGTTTGCAGGATGGCTGAACAATTCCAAATGCAGTGTTGCTGTTTGGAATGGCCACCAAGTTGAGCTCTTAAAGAACACCCGTAATCGGAAAGGGATGAGGTCATATGTCATGTTCAAAGATGATACTCTCTCAGCAGGAGTTACTGGAGGGGCAGCCAAAGAAAATGCACATGAGGAAAGAATGGACACTGATGACAATGAAGGCTAAGGAGCCAAAGCATTAGCCGAAGCAAATAGTGATCGATTTTTCCTTGTTTTGTGGGCTTTGTAGGTGTCTTGATTGCTGTCATGGTTGCCTGTAAGTCGGCTTTGTATGAGACGATTTTTCAGAAATGCAAGATGGACAAGCTTTGTAATTGTAGTCCTAGTATTTGTTCAGAAATGATGTAATGACAGAGTAATCCTATGAAATGAAGATCGTTTTCAGAAATCACCAAGTATTTTTCACTAGTTGTATGCAGTTCATGTGGTCTGATTTGAAAGAGTCATGCTACAACTTAGGAATAATTTTGACAGAGTATTTTTCACTGGTTGTATGCAGTTCTACATGAAAGTGGATACAATTTCAATAGAATTTGGACATATAGGTTCACACAAAAGATAGGTAGCACTTAAGTTACAGTAACATAAGTCCAGATAACATGATAGGCCGAGATAACATGTCCAGATTACATGTTCAGATTACAAGTTTAGATAACATGTCCAGGGAAAACAAAATAGTAGTGCAGTCTAGGGACATGTCAGTGGTCCATACTAGAAATCAAAACAGTATGTCAAGGTCCATACTAgaaatcatcatcttcatcgtctaGGGACATGTCATCATTGTTATCATTGCCACCATCACTATAGTACTGCAGTACtgtctcatcttcctcctcatcctcactaTCTTCACGAATAATAGGTTGCTTCTTGCTGCTTATAAGGTCTTGTAAATTTCCTTCAATTATACTGGCTTCTCCACCTTGAATATTGTGCATAACCTCATTATCAGCCCCTGCTTGCACTACATGTTTAGTATCAGAAAAATAATCATCCTGATGCACATCATGACTAGCCTCATCTTTTTTAGCGACATCATAAATATTCCTATGTTCAAATTTCTGCACAACTCGCCAATCTTTACCTAAAGATGTGTCTTGCAGGTAAAATATCTTTTTCGATTGAGTTGCTAAGATGAAAGGATCAGTCCTGTACCATAATGACTGCACATTGATGGATTTGAAATGTCCGTCATCTTGAAGGACTATCATCTTGCCTTCTTGCTTGAACCAATCGCATCTAAATAGAACCACCGTCCGACGGACTTGAAGATTTGAGTTATATTGCAACTCAATTACCTCTTTAAGGACTCCATAAAAATCTATGTTGTTCCCATCATGTGAACCTTCAGTCATTACACCACTATTTTGTGTCAGAAGGAAATTCTCACGATCCATAGTACTATACCGCACTCCATTAACCTTGCAAGCTGCACAAGTCTTAACTCGTAGATCTGGGCCACATGACAGTGCCCACAATCCTTCGCTAACCGATTCTGGATTCTCCTTGCGTTTGTTCTCAATCTGTTGCAACAAAAGTACTCAGTTAACCAATTACATATGGATACTAATGCATTTACTAAACCTAGAAACACAATGTGTAGTGACTTACATGGCACCTAAACCACTTTGCAAATCCTTGTTCAACCATTTTATCAACATCAAGTGCACCTTGCTACTCAAGATCGTCCTTGTACAAGCTGCAGGGCAAAGTTAAGAGATAAGAATAATTTGAAAAATTAGAAATAAAACAAAAACTAATCCCCAAAACATCTAACAGATACTTACTCCAAATATTCCTCAGCTTCTTCACAATTATTTAGCACATACCAAACTAACTTATTGAGGTCAACATCATCAATGTACTGGCTCCTATTAGATCCAACAAGAGTAACACCATGCTTAAAAACAGAGATGTCATTAGGCAATGGCATCTCTCCATCACTACCATCATCATGGTTAAATCTATTGTCAATATCCTCCATATACCTAGAACAAAAAGTCAAGGTGTCACATGCCATATATGCCTCAGCAATTGATCCTTCTGGCCTAGCCCTGTTCCTTACAAAATTCTTCAAAGTGCCTAGCCGCCtttctattgggtacatccattCGTACTGAACAGGTCCTCTTAGCAGTGCCTCATCAGGAAGATGGATAGCCAAGTGCACCATGGCATCAAAGAAGGTAGGTGGAAAGattttctcaagcttgcataGGATCAATGGAATTTCTTCTTTTAGCCGTTTGACAACATCAATCCTTAGATTTCTACTACATAGTTCCCTGAAGAAGGTCCCGAGCTCTGCAACTGCTTCATATACATCCTTCCTCACCAGTCCTCTTAGGCCAGTAGGTATGATTCTTTGTAGGAGTATGTGGCAAGAATGTGTTTTCAGCTTTCCCTGCACCTTCGAACCATCTtcacttatgtatcttgctagGTTAGCCACATATCCATGAAGAAACTTGATACCTTTGAGAAACTTGCAGAACTCGATTTTCTGATCCTTCCCCAAGACatacggagcaggtggagcagtgaCTGAGTTGCCATGCTGCTGTAAGTGCAATTCAGGTCTTATGCccatatcatgcaaatctagcctagcattGGTTGTGTCCTTGGTCTTGCCCTGCACATTGAGTAATGTGCCAAGAATATtttcacatatgtttttctcTATGTGCATCACATCGAGATTATGTGGAAACTTTAAATGCTCCAATATGGCAATCTTCACAACCCAACTTTGCGGCTATAAATCCTTGGACCCTCATTGCGCTTCTtttttgtcggggacctaataccggggtaccccagaaggtggaaccaataaccaccgagcgttaaaaacttctggacgaatAAGGGCACCGTAACGTCTCttgctcgaatgacaggagttttggttccgtctcgctcgatgcctttgagatagctctgcctcactcgagggctcagggctagtctccatctcactcgatgcctttgagatagctctgcctcgcatgagggctcagggctagtctccgtctcacccgacgcctttgagaaagctctgcctcgcccgagggctcaggactagtctctgtctcgctcgatgcctttgagatagctctacctcgcccgagggctcagggctagtctctgtctcacccaacacctttgagatagctctgccttgcccgagggctcagggctagtctccgtctagcccgacgcctttgagatagctctgcctcgcccgagggctcagggctagtctctgtctcgcccgacacctttgagatagctctacctcgcccgagggctcagggctagtctccgtctcgcccgacgcttttgagatagctctaccttgcccgagggctcagggctagtctccgtctcgcccgacgcctttggggcaggcttggtctcgcccgagggctgagggatagactctgcctcgcttgatgcctttgagatagctctgcctcacccaagggctcagggctagtctccgtctcgctcgatgcctttggggcaggctcggtttcgcccaagggctgagggctaaagactggtttcatcttacctgacaaattctccccgttccctcatgatgatgggtacagggcaagataagatgttcgggtcaaccatggctccaaggaccataccctatgccctaGCAGGGAAAGTACTGCTAGGGAACCacatgggacaggtgctttagacccttcgagcgctgcagagcccgaaaggtattacaggtgcgtgctcctcgccctgtagagttgtaggcaccaCCTTCAGCTCTAGGGAcatggaacccgatgaagatatacgacaaccactatgctctagaaaaggatttgctatctccatgaactGATGGATATTCCATCAccatgctatggacccaagggagctatgcccgcttcccgaccccttaggtccacCGAGTCAGAAGACCTTGGCCACGGTGCTACTCTAGACCCCGATCCCgcatccctccgacgaagactcataggaaccagaatgcagtgcagagcaaggctgggggagactcataagtcaaaaccactgtactgctgGCCCATACCCTGCATAGGGCAGCATTTTataaccaacctgacattctacagaggcatcgacagtattgtaggcgcttatcttccttcgcacttaTTAGAATGAAGAACTAGGCCGGGTAGAGGTGAGCCACAAGacgtagagtacgcatcctaaaaccctcacccttgtaaagccagccccttcatctataaaagtggaggtgcttcctccatcaaagggaccgATCTTTGATGGCATAGTACACAAcactcacacagtcaagctgcgatcaagctcttggcctcctttcaacccttccatcagagacttgggaccagtccctctctcgatcatttataccccctactatgaaccattcacagtgctaataacatgagcagcaacaaattggatgtagggacattcggcccgaactagtataaatcttgtgtcctttagcgcaccatccaagcctaacgcgcattactataaatttacttgccggtgcttgtatgaaacaccgacagttggcgcaccaggtagggggcttGCACATTCcagatcaggcctcggatggccacccatgcaatcagctgggccctgggcgcacacgtgcatttcggcgacctagattttatcgtcacactaggaggagaattGGCGCTGACCCACATGGCTgcacagtctctcccttccatcaacctcagccgtctaaggcttgagggcccacgGGGCAACTCCCTTGGATCCTAGTTATCCAGGGAGCCCCCGCGCAGCATCACCCTTTTTCCGGAAGGCCTCGTACGAAGTGCCCTGACAGCGTttccgtttggtctccgcaacgccgcggcgaccgctggccaccttctagctctacgcatggttcagccgccTATGAACAGTGAGTTCATGGGGGTAATCGAACACGATCCGGAGACACTCTACGGGCTCCTCGCAGAGGAACCAGAGTcatcctccagctctgactctagcaaggggagccatcacccttcctgagaatgcttcatgacgcaaacccccgaggggcatGTCCAAAGCGTCTTCAGGAGAGGAGACAACCCCAACAGGCAACCCCGATGCCAGGATCAAGGCAGAGACGGCGGCTCCATCTCACGTAAGGATGGAGCAACTAAGAGCACGAAAGCTGGAGATCAATGACGCCAGGACAACAGCTTGTCTAGGAGTACCGAAACATCGAGGAGGAGATCAAGCATCAGtggagacggtgggcacgcacATGCCTCGGCCCGTGATGTGCATCGAAGGATCCTCAACGATGATGGGACtctccctcac
This DNA window, taken from Miscanthus floridulus cultivar M001 chromosome 13, ASM1932011v1, whole genome shotgun sequence, encodes the following:
- the LOC136502048 gene encoding uncharacterized protein; translated protein: MVEQGFAKWFRCHIENKRKENPESVSEGLWALSCGPDLRVKTCAACKVNGVRYSTMDRENFLLTQNSGVMTEGSHDGNNIDFYGVLKEVIELQYNSNLQVRRTVVLFRCDWFKQEGKMIVLQDDGHFKSINVQSLWYRTDPFILATQSKKIFYLQDTSLGKDWRVVQKFEHRNIYDVAKKDEASHDVHQDDYFSDTKHVVQAGADNEVMHNIQGGEASIIEGNLQDLISSKKQPIIREDSEDEEEDETVLQYYSDGGNDNNDDMSLDDEDDDF